One Legionella lansingensis genomic region harbors:
- a CDS encoding heparinase II/III family protein, whose product MKQEPLVNKMIGRIQQIIIESGYRGVFERIVLRIEREWNQLLFLTKSTCKSTYQNNNRCYVLEHRINPEDLILLEQANKIPSEVIAHYLDHRFDLLGSGWVNVFYGMNCRGLDQYHFKMGQNVNPDINGYWLKGRINRANLSKAQQIWQYVDEDYQPIDWQLDFKSGYRWSERTLSKKIQFGHKLGVDVKVPWELARMQHLPQMALAVWDSELDEGIKHQIQKEYQNQVLDFMATNPPGFGVNWVCPMDIAIRAVNWLLAKDLFLASQIRFPEYFETLMAKSIYEHGKYIIANLEWYPQRSNHYLANITGLAFIASYLPSDEEVDTWLAFAVQELNIEVERQFYKDGGNFEGSTAYHRLSAEMVYYATALIMGLPKERLEKLKSYDHKLFKNRWGKPRLQGAPRSFYSIPNRAKHSPFPEEYFQCMERMVEFIIDITKPNGHIPQIGDNDSGRFLKLAPKYQKMSVKQARENYANLDGYKHLHDDANYFMEDHLDCSHLIAGAFGVFGKANYYNWLGGKERALCHPDSIILRILSQKELLISQDNEECTNNALKFFEIGTEDILNESLLKVESLAADHVHKTQFTIAEGDLLTDLNGYAYPHFGLFILRSSRLYMAIRCWVSMDIMHSSHIHQDQLSVELSIDGQDLVRDPGTYLYTSLPFERYNYRSSNSHFSPFANSDDPSICLKNVFRTVRPERVSISYFGRRGFVAHTQEIKDNSQLIVYLESNSVIIYQVNHAEQHSKFIKKQLPFSPGYGIKLRHGGSSTDEQLQFRNSATS is encoded by the coding sequence ATGAAACAAGAGCCGTTAGTAAATAAAATGATAGGGCGGATACAACAAATCATTATTGAGTCAGGTTACCGAGGAGTATTCGAACGAATAGTCCTTCGTATCGAACGGGAATGGAACCAGTTATTATTTCTAACAAAAAGCACTTGTAAGAGTACTTATCAAAATAATAATAGATGTTATGTGTTAGAGCACAGAATAAATCCTGAAGATCTCATTTTACTTGAACAAGCAAATAAAATCCCAAGCGAAGTCATTGCTCACTATTTAGACCACCGATTTGATTTGCTTGGCTCTGGATGGGTTAACGTTTTTTATGGCATGAACTGTCGTGGTCTCGACCAATACCATTTTAAAATGGGACAAAATGTTAACCCAGATATTAATGGCTATTGGCTAAAAGGTCGAATTAACCGAGCCAACTTGTCGAAAGCGCAACAGATATGGCAATACGTTGATGAGGATTATCAACCAATCGATTGGCAGTTAGATTTTAAATCAGGTTACCGATGGTCGGAACGAACTTTGTCGAAAAAAATTCAATTTGGTCATAAGTTAGGGGTTGATGTGAAAGTGCCTTGGGAATTGGCACGAATGCAACATTTGCCACAAATGGCTTTGGCTGTTTGGGATTCTGAACTAGACGAGGGTATAAAGCATCAGATTCAAAAAGAATATCAAAATCAAGTACTTGATTTCATGGCCACTAACCCGCCTGGATTCGGTGTGAATTGGGTGTGTCCCATGGACATAGCAATCCGAGCAGTTAATTGGTTATTGGCGAAGGATTTATTTCTTGCTAGCCAAATTAGATTTCCTGAGTATTTTGAAACGCTTATGGCCAAGAGTATTTACGAGCACGGTAAGTATATCATTGCAAATTTAGAATGGTATCCACAGCGTTCTAATCATTATCTTGCCAATATTACTGGTTTGGCTTTTATTGCAAGCTATCTTCCCTCCGATGAAGAAGTCGATACCTGGTTAGCCTTTGCGGTACAAGAACTAAACATAGAAGTAGAGAGACAATTTTACAAAGATGGGGGCAATTTTGAAGGTTCTACGGCTTATCATCGCTTATCTGCTGAAATGGTTTATTATGCTACTGCGCTGATAATGGGTTTACCAAAAGAAAGGCTTGAAAAACTCAAGTCTTATGATCATAAGTTGTTCAAAAATAGATGGGGGAAGCCGCGCCTACAAGGTGCTCCACGATCGTTCTATTCAATACCTAATAGAGCTAAACATAGTCCATTTCCAGAAGAGTATTTTCAATGCATGGAGAGGATGGTTGAATTCATCATTGATATAACCAAACCCAACGGACATATTCCGCAAATTGGTGATAATGATAGTGGACGTTTCTTAAAGCTTGCCCCTAAATACCAAAAGATGAGTGTCAAACAGGCTCGAGAAAATTATGCTAATTTAGATGGTTATAAACATTTACACGATGATGCCAATTATTTTATGGAAGATCATCTTGATTGTAGTCACTTAATTGCTGGGGCTTTCGGCGTATTTGGTAAAGCTAATTATTATAATTGGCTTGGGGGGAAAGAAAGGGCATTATGCCATCCTGATAGTATCATTTTACGTATTCTGTCACAGAAGGAGTTGTTGATATCTCAGGACAATGAGGAATGCACAAATAATGCGCTTAAATTTTTTGAAATAGGTACGGAAGACATTCTAAATGAGAGCCTATTAAAGGTAGAGTCGCTTGCTGCTGATCATGTCCATAAAACCCAGTTTACAATTGCTGAGGGAGACTTACTGACGGATTTAAACGGTTATGCCTACCCACATTTTGGCTTATTTATCCTCAGATCGTCTCGTTTATATATGGCAATACGCTGTTGGGTTAGTATGGATATCATGCATTCCAGCCATATTCATCAAGATCAACTTTCTGTCGAACTATCAATTGATGGTCAAGATTTAGTTCGTGATCCCGGCACTTATCTTTATACTTCTTTACCATTCGAACGATATAATTATCGTAGTAGTAATAGTCATTTTTCCCCTTTTGCCAATTCTGATGATCCCAGTATTTGCTTAAAAAATGTTTTTAGAACTGTTCGCCCAGAAAGAGTATCTATAAGTTATTTTGGCAGGAGAGGTTTTGTTGCTCACACTCAGGAAATCAAAGATAATAGCCAACTTATCGTTTACCTGGAAAGTAACTCTGTAATCATTTACCAGGTAAATCATGCAGAACAACATTCGAAATTCATTAAGAAACAATTGCCATTTTCGCCTGGTTATGGCATTAAACTAAGACATGGAGGGAGTAGTACCGATGAGCAATTACAGTTCAGAAACAGTGCAACCAGCTAG
- a CDS encoding bi-domain-containing oxidoreductase: protein MKQVLIHKGNAIIRDVPAPQVGPGEVLVKVHTSCLSVGTEMSGIRQSAVPLWKKALKQPEKVAATLKLASSMGLQRTLSLLEEKREAAYPTGYSATGIVVNVGADIHDIAIGDRVACAGAQCAHHAEFIRVPRNLCASLPESLSWESASTVTLGAIALQGIRRAEPTLGENFAVIGLGILGQLTVQLLKANGCRTIGIDIDSERIALALSLGMDLGLNPNEGDNIEQVQRVTDGLGVDGVIITAATPSDAVVSTAFKLCRKKGRVVLVGDVGLHLNRADFYVKEIDFLISSSYGPGRYDHRYEEQGLDYPVAYVRWTENRNMNEYLRLLAEKRIQVDRLISARYPISEASKAYASLNDAAIKPMMVLLTYPEDSKPIHTVHLKPAAKPTQGKIRVAVLGAGAFARSAHLPNLQSMSERFIIQAIVTRTGHNATAAAKQFGASYCSTDFDEVLSDPDVDAVIIATRHHQHGSMALAALQAGKHVLVEKPLALTIEELIALDEFINATNDKPKPILLTGYNRRFSPYARRMAELLQGRSAPFIVNYRMNAGYIPLDNWVHGPEGGGRNLGEACHIYDLFTYLTNAEVISVTAQSIMPKSHHYGRHDNFIATMTFNDGSVASLTYTALGAKDFPKETADLYVDGKLMVLSDYKSLEVHGIKGKSLKTSAQEKGLREELISFADAINNGSWPIPWWQQLQSAKIALLVEEQIAMMRDETRAVSK from the coding sequence ATGAAACAAGTTCTAATTCATAAAGGAAATGCCATTATTCGTGATGTTCCAGCACCACAGGTGGGCCCTGGCGAAGTCTTGGTGAAGGTTCATACGTCGTGCCTGTCTGTGGGTACAGAAATGAGTGGAATACGCCAAAGCGCTGTTCCTTTATGGAAAAAAGCATTGAAACAGCCTGAAAAAGTAGCTGCTACGCTTAAATTAGCCTCTTCAATGGGATTGCAACGTACCTTAAGTCTTTTAGAAGAGAAACGTGAGGCTGCTTACCCTACTGGTTATTCTGCTACTGGAATCGTAGTTAATGTTGGTGCAGATATTCATGATATTGCTATAGGTGATCGTGTAGCTTGCGCGGGTGCGCAATGTGCGCATCATGCGGAATTTATTCGGGTACCGCGCAATTTGTGTGCATCCTTGCCTGAGTCTTTAAGTTGGGAAAGTGCCTCTACTGTGACACTGGGTGCTATTGCCCTACAAGGCATACGTCGGGCTGAGCCTACTTTAGGTGAAAATTTTGCAGTTATTGGCCTGGGTATTCTTGGTCAACTGACCGTGCAATTGCTGAAGGCTAATGGTTGCCGTACCATTGGAATTGATATTGACTCTGAGCGAATAGCATTGGCTTTGAGCTTGGGAATGGATCTTGGCTTGAATCCGAATGAGGGCGATAATATTGAGCAAGTTCAAAGAGTTACTGATGGTTTGGGCGTTGACGGGGTCATTATTACAGCTGCAACGCCTTCGGATGCTGTCGTATCAACCGCATTTAAGCTATGCAGAAAAAAAGGAAGAGTGGTTCTAGTCGGTGATGTGGGTTTACATCTCAACCGTGCTGATTTTTATGTCAAGGAAATTGATTTTTTGATTTCCAGCTCTTATGGTCCTGGGCGCTATGATCATCGTTATGAAGAGCAGGGGTTAGATTACCCAGTAGCCTATGTAAGATGGACTGAGAATCGTAACATGAATGAGTATTTGCGTTTATTAGCTGAGAAACGCATACAAGTCGACCGGCTAATATCCGCACGCTATCCTATTTCTGAGGCTTCGAAAGCATATGCTTCTTTGAATGATGCTGCAATCAAGCCGATGATGGTCCTTTTAACTTATCCGGAGGATTCTAAGCCGATTCATACGGTTCATTTAAAACCAGCAGCAAAGCCAACTCAAGGTAAAATTCGTGTTGCTGTGTTGGGGGCAGGAGCATTTGCCCGCTCAGCTCACTTACCCAACTTGCAGAGTATGAGTGAGCGTTTTATTATCCAAGCCATTGTGACCCGTACTGGGCATAATGCTACGGCTGCTGCCAAACAATTTGGTGCCAGCTATTGTTCGACTGATTTTGATGAAGTACTGAGCGATCCAGATGTCGATGCCGTGATTATCGCTACTCGACACCATCAGCATGGTAGTATGGCGTTGGCTGCTCTTCAGGCTGGCAAGCATGTCTTAGTAGAAAAGCCTCTAGCATTAACAATTGAGGAACTTATTGCATTAGATGAATTTATCAATGCAACTAATGATAAGCCAAAACCAATTTTGCTAACGGGTTATAATCGTCGTTTCTCACCCTACGCACGACGTATGGCTGAATTATTACAAGGACGCAGTGCCCCTTTCATCGTCAATTACCGTATGAATGCTGGGTATATTCCACTTGATAATTGGGTTCATGGACCAGAAGGTGGTGGTCGTAATTTAGGGGAGGCCTGTCACATCTATGATCTTTTTACCTATCTAACGAATGCGGAAGTGATATCGGTGACCGCACAATCGATAATGCCTAAATCACATCATTATGGACGTCATGATAATTTTATTGCCACTATGACGTTTAATGATGGTTCGGTTGCTAGTCTGACTTATACAGCATTGGGGGCTAAAGATTTCCCTAAGGAAACAGCGGATCTCTATGTTGATGGCAAGCTCATGGTGTTATCCGATTATAAATCTCTCGAGGTACATGGGATTAAAGGAAAATCATTAAAAACGTCAGCTCAAGAAAAAGGATTACGAGAGGAGTTGATATCTTTTGCAGATGCTATTAACAATGGCAGTTGGCCTATACCCTGGTGGCAACAATTACAATCAGCCAAAATAGCCCTATTGGTTGAAGAGCAGATAGCTATGATGAGAGATGAAACAAGAGCCGTTAGTAAATAA
- the asnB gene encoding asparagine synthase (glutamine-hydrolyzing), protein MCGIVGVLSFNDSPFEVSESYLINLRDTMAHRGPDGAGVWIAPDKKIGLGHRRLSIIDLSDTANQPMCNEDGSIWVVFNGEIYNHADIRKELEELGGHTWKTNHSDTEVILHAFEHWGIDCLHRFRGMFAIAIWDSRNQELWLVRDRTGIKPLYYSIHNGRIVFASEIKALLRDPEQIRAVNEEGFFHYMSFLTVPAPGTLFDGIYKLPCATWMCIDTNGNIKEHQYWDVLDHTKPLNDKSDEEIASQLLSELRTAVQLLKASDVPVGIFLSGGIDSSTNAALFSENHAGEVKTFSIGYEGDYQSYQNELHHARAVAEKVGAQYHEKLLNISDLINFLPEMVHLQDEPIGDSVCVPCYYVAKLARDNGVTVCQVGEGADELFWGYSKWKMKLRLQKLDDIWVPRIFKRMVVKTLSLLGWDDDWRYEYLRRSSCKLPIFWGGAESYTHTQKMQLLSPRMKKRFANRTSWEAIAPIRKRFEEKSKTKSHLDWMTYIDLNMRLPELLLMRVDKMSMGVSLEGRVPFLDHKFVELAMSIPPQVKTRNGTLKYILKKAVRGIIPDEIIDRKKQGFAAPMQEWFDDRLADVAKQELKDFCHETDLLDWSEIKKLLESEKRERVWPLLNVAQWWNHYIKNSSQDTFSSAEPTMQVSKPLPLSEMEPAVVPQNFIGISEVTTK, encoded by the coding sequence ATGTGCGGAATTGTAGGGGTATTGTCCTTTAATGATTCACCTTTTGAAGTAAGTGAATCCTATCTGATTAATCTTCGCGACACGATGGCTCACCGTGGGCCTGATGGCGCAGGTGTTTGGATAGCACCCGATAAAAAAATTGGTTTAGGTCACCGTCGTTTATCCATCATTGATTTGTCCGATACTGCCAATCAGCCGATGTGTAATGAGGATGGCTCTATTTGGGTTGTTTTTAATGGTGAGATTTACAATCATGCCGATATTCGTAAAGAGTTAGAAGAGCTTGGTGGCCATACCTGGAAGACGAATCATTCCGACACTGAAGTCATCCTACATGCTTTTGAACACTGGGGTATCGATTGTTTGCATCGATTTCGTGGTATGTTCGCTATCGCCATTTGGGACAGTAGAAATCAAGAATTGTGGTTAGTCAGGGATCGCACCGGCATTAAACCACTGTATTATAGTATTCATAATGGCCGCATTGTATTCGCCTCTGAAATCAAGGCGCTACTGCGAGACCCAGAACAGATTCGAGCAGTCAACGAAGAGGGTTTTTTTCATTACATGTCCTTCCTGACGGTGCCAGCTCCAGGCACTCTTTTTGACGGTATTTATAAGCTACCTTGCGCAACGTGGATGTGCATTGATACAAATGGGAACATCAAAGAGCATCAATATTGGGACGTGCTCGATCATACCAAGCCGTTGAATGATAAATCTGATGAGGAAATCGCAAGCCAGCTATTGAGTGAGTTAAGAACGGCTGTACAGCTGTTAAAAGCAAGTGATGTTCCTGTAGGCATCTTTTTATCAGGAGGTATTGACTCCAGCACCAATGCAGCGCTTTTTTCTGAAAATCACGCAGGAGAGGTAAAAACATTCTCTATTGGCTATGAGGGTGATTATCAAAGTTATCAAAACGAGTTACATCATGCTCGGGCTGTTGCTGAAAAAGTCGGCGCGCAATATCACGAAAAATTACTAAATATCAGTGACTTGATTAATTTTCTACCAGAAATGGTGCATTTACAGGATGAACCTATCGGTGATTCTGTGTGTGTACCCTGTTATTACGTCGCTAAGCTTGCTCGTGATAATGGAGTGACTGTTTGTCAAGTGGGGGAGGGAGCAGATGAGCTATTTTGGGGTTACTCAAAATGGAAAATGAAACTGCGTCTACAGAAGCTGGATGATATCTGGGTGCCGCGAATTTTTAAGCGTATGGTTGTTAAAACCTTATCGCTTTTAGGATGGGATGACGATTGGCGCTACGAATATTTGCGGCGAAGTAGTTGCAAATTGCCGATTTTTTGGGGAGGGGCGGAATCATATACTCATACGCAAAAAATGCAATTGCTTTCCCCGAGAATGAAAAAAAGATTTGCAAATCGAACCTCATGGGAAGCCATAGCACCGATTCGAAAACGATTTGAAGAAAAATCAAAAACAAAATCCCATCTTGATTGGATGACTTATATCGATCTCAATATGCGCTTGCCTGAGTTATTGTTAATGAGAGTGGACAAGATGAGCATGGGGGTTTCTCTGGAAGGTCGTGTGCCTTTTTTGGATCATAAGTTTGTCGAGCTGGCAATGAGTATTCCGCCCCAAGTAAAAACCCGCAATGGCACACTCAAGTACATTCTGAAAAAAGCAGTACGTGGTATTATCCCGGATGAAATTATTGATCGAAAAAAGCAAGGTTTTGCAGCACCCATGCAAGAATGGTTTGACGATCGTTTAGCAGATGTCGCTAAACAGGAATTGAAGGATTTTTGTCATGAGACTGATTTGCTTGATTGGAGTGAGATCAAAAAATTACTCGAGAGTGAGAAAAGAGAGCGAGTTTGGCCTCTGTTAAATGTTGCTCAATGGTGGAACCATTATATTAAAAATAGTTCTCAAGATACTTTTTCTTCTGCAGAGCCCACGATGCAGGTGTCCAAACCTCTACCGTTATCAGAAATGGAGCCCGCGGTCGTGCCACAAAATTTTATAGGGATATCTGAAGTTACTACCAAATAA
- a CDS encoding DegT/DnrJ/EryC1/StrS family aminotransferase, producing MWKRQISLYLGSITIWRSLQGIALWLASLWRNAEAQRRRLHQEIKKTYCSSSAGVFSFGSGRSALTACLKAAGIGPGDEVLLSAYTCLAVPTAVIAVGAKPIYVDISADTLNVEWDAVSKVLSSRVRAIVVQHTLGKPVPQVIIENAKAQGILVIEDCALSIGSKVDDRYVGTLADAAILSMELSKTLSVGWGGILIVNDQQLVHAVEKFYAQLHEPSWWSATRDLWQTVISAWCYHPLTPYVIKKYTLAVGFKSRIFRPSTPKLEFDGIVSSNFLMKMGGIQAALAILQWRDFAKIISACERNAAVIRESLAKLNIFIPGSPSEDEISVAPRVSFLVANRELAVRYFGERGVELGQWFDGPLSPIPTSPLFNYQAGSYPLAESVANQIINIPCHSRLKQYDLQHIVNLVEKFIQDHPGCAVQEK from the coding sequence ATGTGGAAGCGGCAAATATCACTCTATTTGGGCTCCATCACTATTTGGCGCTCTTTGCAGGGTATCGCTTTATGGTTGGCCAGTTTATGGAGAAATGCTGAGGCACAACGCCGTCGATTACATCAAGAAATTAAAAAGACTTATTGCTCTTCCAGCGCTGGCGTATTTTCATTTGGTAGTGGGCGATCAGCACTAACTGCTTGCCTTAAAGCGGCTGGCATTGGACCTGGTGACGAAGTACTGCTCTCGGCATATACTTGCTTAGCAGTGCCTACAGCTGTTATCGCTGTGGGAGCGAAGCCCATTTATGTTGATATTAGCGCAGACACACTCAATGTTGAATGGGATGCGGTTTCTAAGGTCTTATCGTCTCGTGTACGAGCTATTGTTGTGCAACATACCTTAGGCAAGCCAGTACCGCAGGTCATTATTGAGAATGCAAAAGCACAAGGGATCCTGGTTATTGAGGATTGTGCCTTATCTATTGGCTCAAAAGTGGATGACCGTTATGTGGGGACATTGGCAGATGCAGCCATCCTATCTATGGAGTTATCAAAAACGCTGTCTGTCGGATGGGGCGGTATTCTCATTGTTAATGATCAGCAACTTGTTCATGCCGTTGAAAAATTCTACGCTCAATTGCATGAACCGTCATGGTGGTCTGCAACCCGTGATTTGTGGCAAACGGTAATATCAGCTTGGTGTTACCATCCGCTTACCCCCTATGTAATTAAAAAATATACATTGGCTGTAGGGTTTAAGAGCCGTATCTTTAGGCCGTCCACGCCTAAACTGGAATTTGATGGCATTGTGAGTTCCAATTTTTTGATGAAGATGGGGGGCATTCAGGCTGCATTAGCAATTCTTCAATGGCGTGATTTTGCAAAAATCATTTCAGCTTGTGAGAGAAACGCCGCTGTCATAAGGGAGTCTCTCGCCAAGCTAAACATTTTCATACCAGGCTCTCCTTCCGAGGATGAGATCTCTGTGGCTCCACGTGTTTCTTTCCTGGTGGCTAATCGAGAGCTTGCCGTTCGTTATTTTGGGGAAAGAGGCGTCGAATTGGGTCAATGGTTTGATGGTCCATTATCGCCAATACCCACTTCTCCATTATTTAATTATCAGGCTGGTTCTTATCCATTGGCAGAGAGCGTTGCTAATCAGATAATTAATATACCTTGTCATAGTCGTTTAAAGCAGTATGATTTGCAACACATAGTGAATTTAGTAGAAAAATTTATTCAAGACCATCCAGGGTGTGCTGTTCAAGAGAAATAA
- a CDS encoding class I SAM-dependent methyltransferase, whose amino-acid sequence MDQAKQAVYNFWNTDSCGELYLAGLDNKEGFERQAKIRYELEPYILDFAEFHRYQQKKVLEIGVGLGSDHQKFAEAGAELSGIDLTDRAISYTKKRLQLLGLNSDLKVADAEKLSFSNDTFDLVYSWGVLHHSPDTPKAISEVFRVLKEGGTAKIMIYHKYSFVGYLGWLRHGLLKGKPFTSLTEIYDKYQESPGTKAYSVKEAREMFKKFRQVEIKTLLCHGDLLTSYNGQQHKGMLIKLIKFFWPRQIIKTFFKSQGFFMLINATK is encoded by the coding sequence ATGGATCAAGCGAAACAAGCCGTTTACAATTTTTGGAACACTGATTCATGTGGTGAATTGTATCTTGCGGGACTAGACAATAAAGAAGGATTTGAACGTCAGGCAAAAATCAGGTATGAGCTCGAGCCGTATATCCTGGATTTTGCTGAGTTTCATCGCTACCAACAAAAGAAAGTTCTGGAGATTGGAGTTGGTCTAGGGTCAGATCACCAAAAATTTGCTGAAGCCGGGGCTGAATTGAGCGGGATAGATCTTACTGATCGTGCGATAAGCTATACAAAAAAACGCTTGCAGTTGCTTGGCTTAAATTCTGATTTAAAAGTAGCTGATGCGGAGAAGTTATCTTTTTCCAATGATACATTTGATTTGGTTTATTCTTGGGGAGTTTTACATCATTCCCCTGATACCCCAAAAGCTATTTCAGAAGTTTTTAGAGTACTGAAAGAAGGGGGTACTGCCAAGATAATGATTTATCACAAGTATAGCTTTGTAGGGTATTTAGGATGGCTGAGACATGGTTTATTAAAAGGAAAGCCCTTTACTTCCCTAACAGAAATTTACGATAAGTATCAAGAAAGTCCTGGAACTAAAGCCTATTCTGTAAAAGAAGCTCGTGAGATGTTTAAAAAATTTCGTCAGGTGGAAATTAAAACGCTACTGTGTCATGGTGATCTGTTAACTTCGTATAATGGTCAACAGCATAAAGGAATGTTAATTAAGCTAATTAAATTTTTTTGGCCCCGACAAATTATAAAAACGTTTTTCAAATCGCAGGGTTTTTTTATGCTAATCAACGCTACAAAATAA
- a CDS encoding glycosyltransferase family 4 protein codes for MKEKQCENLRLLLVGPYPPPYGGIATHLTTLIPGMFARGAQDVAIISFGDKEEVSQIDGATLYRFDTRRHLRKLASHPGRRMVAASLKTLGKEGFGVRRVVSEAVKAILINHIAEQHRSQVVSFYQSDCSLSLLPCKHTWGAYRGVMLMIFGEIYDSPNFFMKRKTFFERYLASPQAVASSSKHCACSFAKVLGISQEIEPVYLGIDLDRFAKKELREPYRAELGVTSDEILATFMGRFNEEMGIGRLLEIAPTLLEHLPKVKLLFAGAKGPFSEAVAAFAKKYQGRVHVLNNIPFELQPSIYAASDIVLAPSHDQHACMGMSIKEAMAASRPVIGSDAGGIPEAIVHGETGYLVPLDKETQHIDGEELLHCIERLASDANLREAMGIAARRRAEAIFSVERTNDRMAELFMTVMPKSGHQIGRNQF; via the coding sequence ATGAAAGAAAAACAGTGTGAAAACTTACGGCTATTATTAGTTGGACCTTATCCTCCACCTTATGGTGGTATTGCAACCCATCTGACTACTTTAATTCCAGGTATGTTTGCCCGTGGTGCACAGGATGTGGCTATTATCAGTTTTGGAGATAAAGAGGAAGTAAGTCAGATTGATGGCGCTACTCTTTATCGATTTGATACTCGACGTCATCTGCGAAAACTCGCTTCACATCCAGGTCGACGCATGGTAGCTGCGTCTTTAAAGACATTAGGAAAAGAAGGATTTGGAGTTCGCAGAGTGGTTTCAGAAGCTGTCAAAGCAATACTCATCAACCATATTGCTGAGCAGCACAGAAGTCAGGTTGTTAGTTTCTACCAAAGTGATTGCTCGCTTTCCTTATTACCTTGCAAGCATACCTGGGGTGCTTATCGTGGTGTCATGCTGATGATTTTTGGGGAAATATACGATAGCCCCAATTTTTTTATGAAACGTAAGACGTTTTTTGAACGATATCTTGCCAGTCCACAGGCAGTGGCCTCTTCGAGTAAACACTGCGCTTGTAGTTTTGCAAAGGTGTTAGGTATTTCACAGGAAATCGAGCCGGTGTATTTAGGTATCGATTTGGATCGTTTTGCAAAGAAAGAATTACGCGAACCTTATCGTGCAGAACTTGGTGTGACGTCAGATGAAATTTTGGCGACCTTTATGGGACGGTTTAATGAGGAAATGGGAATCGGACGTTTGCTTGAAATAGCCCCAACTCTTCTTGAGCACTTGCCAAAGGTTAAATTACTGTTTGCGGGAGCGAAAGGACCGTTTTCAGAAGCCGTTGCGGCATTTGCGAAGAAATATCAGGGACGAGTCCATGTTCTAAATAACATACCGTTTGAGTTGCAGCCCTCTATCTATGCAGCTAGTGATATTGTGCTAGCCCCTTCCCATGATCAACATGCCTGCATGGGGATGTCCATTAAAGAGGCCATGGCTGCTTCGCGACCAGTGATTGGCAGCGATGCGGGGGGTATCCCAGAAGCCATCGTACATGGGGAAACGGGATATCTTGTACCCCTGGATAAAGAGACTCAGCACATCGACGGAGAAGAGTTACTTCATTGCATTGAACGATTGGCATCAGACGCCAATTTGCGAGAGGCGATGGGTATTGCCGCACGGCGTCGTGCAGAGGCTATTTTTTCAGTAGAAAGAACAAATGACAGGATGGCTGAACTGTTTATGACTGTCATGCCTAAATCAGGGCATCAGATAGGTAGAAATCAATTTTAA
- a CDS encoding phosphoribosyltransferase, translated as MRVLFTEEQIKERVNCLAEQINADYAGLTLDVICLVNSASMFCADLVRQFTVPSRLHFLSFNSYANGNASGEVRIIQDINEPLYARNVLVVEGIVVSGRTPRYILDMLRLRQPQSLAMCALGVKPAQLSVDLPLKYVAFELGSEIATGYGIGSGIEKVHPHLVSVQ; from the coding sequence ATGAGAGTACTTTTTACGGAAGAACAAATTAAAGAACGGGTAAATTGTCTTGCAGAGCAAATCAATGCTGATTACGCTGGTTTGACTCTTGATGTTATTTGTCTTGTTAATAGTGCAAGCATGTTTTGTGCTGATCTTGTAAGACAGTTTACAGTGCCGAGCCGACTGCATTTCTTAAGTTTTAATAGCTATGCAAATGGCAATGCATCTGGTGAAGTTCGCATCATTCAAGACATCAATGAACCTCTCTATGCCCGAAATGTATTAGTGGTGGAAGGCATTGTGGTTAGTGGGCGAACCCCTCGTTATATTCTCGATATGCTTCGTTTACGTCAACCTCAAAGTCTTGCAATGTGTGCACTTGGAGTGAAGCCTGCGCAATTGTCTGTGGACTTACCATTAAAATATGTGGCGTTTGAATTGGGATCTGAAATTGCAACAGGCTATGGGATTGGTTCAGGCATTGAAAAAGTGCACCCACATCTTGTATCTGTTCAGTAA